The Porites lutea chromosome 4, jaPorLute2.1, whole genome shotgun sequence genome contains a region encoding:
- the LOC140934057 gene encoding hatching enzyme 1.2-like, translated as MKSILLMILSSLVSTFANPEENLNSKDDLFEGDMRFTNYQKAAARGLIRSTIKTKKWTGAVVPYTIHSSLANEQWAVKAIKGGIAEWEQKTCLRFKQRSNERSYLEFFLGSGCWSWVGMNGGKQQVSLGRGCWYTGVAAHEIGHALGFYHEQSRPDRDQYVKIFWENISSGHEHNFNKYGTNFVTTFGTPYDYNSVMHYSRRAFSKNGQNTIVALSDPNIALGQRRGLSKIDGEEMRATQGPQLTTLTPTAPSTTPPTAPPTPPPTDLDDAFCITPLRPLSLALTLLERADE; from the exons ATGAAGTCCATCCTCTTGATGATTCTTTCCTCACTGGTCTCCACGTTTGCCAATCCTGAAG AAAATTTAAACTCCAAGGATGATCTCTTTGAAGGGGATATGCGGTTTACTAACTATCAGAAAGCTGCCGCTAGAGGTCTGATTCGGTCAACGATTAAGACCAAGAAATGGACTGGGGCTGTTGTTCCTTATACCATCCATTCTTCGTTAG CAAACGAACAATGGGCAGTGAAGGCTATTAAAGGAGGAATTGCGGAATGGGAACAAAAGACATGTTTACGTTTCAAACAAAGATCAAATGAGAGGAGTTACCTGGAGTTCTTTTTGGGAAGTGG TTGCTGGTCATGGGTAGGAATGAATGGCGGAAAACAGCAAGTCTCGCTCGGCAGAGGTTGTTGGTATACAGGTGTTGCGGCTCACGAAATTG GACACGCTCTTGGTTTTTACCATGAACAGTCCAGACCCGACCGAGATCAGTACGTCAAGATATTTTGGGAAAACATTTCTTCag gtcaTGAGCATAACTTTAACAAATACGGAACGAATTTTGTTACTACTTTTGGGACGCCGTATGATTATAACTCCGTTATGCACTATTCTCGAAGAGCTTTCTCGAAGAATGGCCAGAACACAATCGTCGCACTCAGTGATCCTAAT aTTGCCCTTGGTCAAAGACGAGGCTTAAGCAAAATAGACGGGGAAGAAATGA GAGCAACTCAGGGTCCTCAGCTGACAACCTTAACGCCAACTGCCCCTTCAACAACCCCTCCCACAGCCCCGCCTACACCCCCTCCTACAG ATTTAGATGATGCATTTTGCATAACTCCTCTAAGACCGTTGAGTCTAGCTCTAACACTATTAGAAAGAGCTGATGAGTGA